From Peromyscus maniculatus bairdii isolate BWxNUB_F1_BW_parent chromosome 8, HU_Pman_BW_mat_3.1, whole genome shotgun sequence, a single genomic window includes:
- the LOC102908418 gene encoding C-C motif chemokine 3, giving the protein MKVPAAALAVLLCTMALWSEVFSAPYGADTPVSCCFSYGRQIPRKFVADYFETSSHCSEPGVIFLTKKNRQVCADPNETWVQEYITELELNA; this is encoded by the exons ATGAAGGTCCCTGCGGCTGCCCTTGCTGTCCTCCTCTGCACCATGGCTCTCTGGAGTGAAGTCTTCTCAGCACCAT ATGGTGCTGATACCCCCGTCTCCTGCTGCTTCTCCTATGGCCGGCAGATTCCCCGCAAATTTGTCGCTGACTACTTTGAGACCAGCAGCCATTGCTCTGAGCCAGGTGTCAT TTTCCTAACCAAGAAAAACCGGCAGGTCTGCGCTGACCCCAATGAAACCTGGGTCCAAGAATACATCACTGAGCTGGAGCTGAATGCCTGA